From the Gramella sp. Hel_I_59 genome, one window contains:
- a CDS encoding TspO/MBR family protein — MTSKLLIRSTFAVGICLVFGLLGAIAIQTGMADWYTGLQKPWFYIKDDILSSIWLFMYVLLGVAAGIVWSKGFYHKWVKTALYHFGFQLFLNGFWFLLFFALEKPVLALVDLALLFVVTLFTIKWFKIVSNTAAYMLVPYAVWILLAFAFNFEIWRLNS, encoded by the coding sequence ATGACCTCAAAACTTCTCATAAGAAGCACTTTTGCGGTAGGCATTTGTCTTGTCTTCGGTCTTCTTGGTGCGATCGCTATTCAAACAGGAATGGCAGATTGGTATACAGGCCTGCAAAAACCCTGGTTCTACATAAAGGATGATATTTTAAGCTCCATCTGGCTTTTTATGTACGTGTTACTTGGAGTTGCTGCTGGTATCGTTTGGAGTAAAGGTTTCTATCACAAATGGGTAAAAACAGCACTTTACCACTTTGGTTTCCAATTATTCCTGAATGGTTTCTGGTTCCTGCTGTTCTTTGCTCTTGAAAAACCGGTCCTGGCGCTAGTGGATCTGGCACTGCTTTTTGTGGTTACACTTTTCACCATAAAATGGTTTAAGATTGTAAGTAATACAGCTGCTTATATGCTTGTTCCTTATGCGGTATGGATTCTTCTGGCCTTCGCTTTTAACTTCGAGATCTGGCGTCTTAACTCATAG
- a CDS encoding glycerophosphodiester phosphodiesterase family protein: protein MEKFNKIGHRGAKAHLAENTLESIEKAISLGVNMIEIDVHRCATGELFVIHDFTLDRTTNGSGEIAKKRSAEMQSFLIEERFKIPMLHEVLDLIENKCQINIELKGRNTAKAVSEIIQHRVEKQNWEYGNFLVSSFQKNELFEVKKINSRIPLAVLSKASVPEAIELGKKLDAVAIHPSVGIITRDNTKLCQDHGFKVNVWTVNEVNDILRMIDFGVDGIISDYPDRLQNPVKLLQN from the coding sequence ATGGAAAAGTTCAACAAAATTGGCCATCGTGGTGCTAAAGCTCATCTCGCTGAAAATACACTGGAAAGTATTGAAAAAGCGATCAGTCTTGGGGTGAATATGATCGAGATCGATGTGCATCGATGTGCCACTGGCGAATTGTTCGTAATTCATGATTTTACCCTGGATAGAACTACTAATGGCAGCGGAGAAATCGCTAAAAAAAGAAGTGCAGAAATGCAGTCATTTTTGATCGAGGAGCGGTTCAAAATTCCTATGCTGCACGAGGTGCTTGATCTTATCGAGAATAAATGCCAGATCAATATTGAGCTTAAGGGACGGAATACCGCGAAGGCGGTTTCAGAAATTATTCAGCATAGAGTTGAAAAACAAAACTGGGAATATGGCAACTTTCTGGTTTCCAGTTTTCAGAAGAATGAATTGTTCGAAGTCAAAAAGATCAATTCCAGGATCCCGCTGGCAGTCCTGAGTAAAGCTAGTGTACCTGAAGCGATAGAACTTGGAAAGAAACTGGATGCAGTAGCCATACACCCTTCCGTAGGAATTATTACGCGAGATAATACGAAGCTATGCCAGGATCATGGCTTTAAAGTAAACGTGTGGACCGTGAACGAAGTGAATGATATCTTGAGAATGATCGATTTCGGGGTTGATGGTATCATCTCAGATTATCCGGATCGATTACAGAATCCTGTTAAGTTGTTGCAAAACTAA
- a CDS encoding deoxyhypusine synthase family protein, whose amino-acid sequence MSKGHISQFIEKYYLHFNAAALVDAAKDYEKQLQGGSKMLVSLAGAMSTAEIGKIFAEMIRQDKVHIVSCTGANLEEDVMNLVAHSHYKRVPNYRDLTAQDEWDLLEKGLNRVTDTCIPEEEAFRRIQDHIFKIWKDAEEKGERYFPHEFLHKLLLSGVMEEHYEIDLKDSWMYAAAEKNLPMVVPGWEDSTLGNIFASYVLKGELKASTMKSGIEYMTFLADWYTENSKDGIGFFQIGGGIAGDFPICVVPMLYQDMERTDTPFWSYFCQISDSTTSYGSYSGAVPNEKITWGKLDINTPKHIIESDATIVAPLIFAYLLDM is encoded by the coding sequence ATGAGTAAAGGACATATATCCCAATTTATAGAAAAATATTACCTGCATTTTAATGCGGCAGCATTAGTAGATGCTGCAAAAGATTACGAAAAACAGCTGCAAGGCGGTTCAAAAATGCTTGTTTCCCTTGCTGGGGCAATGAGTACTGCAGAGATAGGAAAGATCTTTGCCGAGATGATTCGCCAGGACAAGGTGCATATTGTTTCCTGTACCGGGGCAAACCTTGAAGAGGACGTGATGAATCTTGTAGCGCATTCACATTACAAACGAGTTCCGAATTATCGTGATCTTACCGCTCAGGATGAGTGGGATCTATTGGAGAAAGGTTTAAACCGGGTTACAGATACCTGTATTCCTGAAGAAGAGGCTTTTCGTAGAATTCAGGATCATATTTTCAAGATCTGGAAAGATGCTGAAGAAAAAGGAGAACGTTATTTCCCGCATGAATTTCTGCATAAATTATTGTTAAGCGGAGTTATGGAGGAGCATTACGAGATCGACCTGAAAGATTCATGGATGTATGCTGCTGCGGAAAAGAACCTGCCAATGGTGGTTCCTGGATGGGAAGATTCTACATTAGGGAATATCTTCGCTTCATACGTGCTTAAAGGTGAACTGAAGGCAAGTACGATGAAATCTGGAATTGAATATATGACCTTCCTTGCCGACTGGTATACTGAAAATTCCAAAGATGGAATTGGATTCTTCCAGATTGGTGGTGGTATTGCCGGGGATTTCCCAATTTGTGTCGTTCCAATGCTTTATCAGGATATGGAGCGTACAGATACTCCTTTCTGGAGCTATTTTTGTCAGATATCGGACTCTACAACCAGTTACGGTTCGTACTCTGGAGCTGTTCCGAATGAGAAGATCACATGGGGAAAACTGGATATAAACACTCCTAAACATATTATTGAAAGTGATGCAACCATCGTTGCACCACTTATATTTGCCTATCTCCTGGATATGTAA
- the speB gene encoding agmatinase yields MSKKNYAGIPDKYARIDEAKVVLIPVPYDGTSTWQKGADKGPDAFLDASENMELYDIETNTEVYKKGIYLAPPVTEDSSPEKMVEAVYKTTKNYIKQEKFVTLFGGEHSVSIGSIKAFKESFSDLTVVQLDAHADLRPEYEGSTCNHACALHEASKTTNLIQVGIRSMDISEKDHMDENQVYFAHDLYEDWQEDAIGQMTPNVFITIDLDAFDPSIMPSTGTPEPGGLFWYETLEFLKMMFKKKNVVGFDIVELCPDKKEKSSDFLAAKLYYKMLSYKFKYQNFTEEDEDE; encoded by the coding sequence ATGAGCAAAAAGAATTACGCCGGGATACCCGATAAATATGCTCGTATAGACGAAGCGAAAGTGGTATTGATTCCTGTGCCGTATGATGGAACCAGTACCTGGCAGAAAGGTGCCGATAAAGGTCCGGATGCATTTTTAGACGCTTCAGAAAATATGGAGCTGTATGATATCGAGACAAATACTGAGGTTTACAAAAAAGGAATTTATCTGGCACCACCGGTGACCGAGGATTCTTCTCCCGAGAAAATGGTTGAAGCGGTTTACAAAACCACGAAAAACTATATCAAACAGGAGAAATTTGTAACCTTATTTGGAGGTGAACATTCAGTTTCTATTGGTAGTATCAAAGCTTTTAAAGAATCTTTCTCAGACCTTACGGTTGTACAACTGGATGCTCATGCAGATCTAAGACCAGAATACGAAGGCTCAACCTGCAACCACGCCTGTGCACTTCATGAAGCCAGTAAAACTACCAATCTTATTCAGGTAGGAATTCGCTCTATGGACATTTCAGAAAAAGATCATATGGACGAGAACCAGGTGTATTTCGCCCATGATCTTTACGAGGACTGGCAGGAAGATGCGATTGGACAAATGACTCCAAACGTGTTTATCACCATAGATCTTGACGCTTTCGACCCTAGCATCATGCCTTCAACCGGTACTCCGGAGCCAGGCGGATTATTCTGGTATGAGACCCTGGAATTTCTGAAAATGATGTTCAAGAAAAAGAATGTAGTAGGCTTTGATATCGTAGAGCTTTGTCCGGATAAGAAGGAAAAATCTTCAGACTTCCTGGCAGCAAAACTTTATTACAAAATGCTGAGCTACAAATTTAAATACCAAAATTTTACTGAAGAAGACGAAGATGAGTAA
- a CDS encoding diphosphomevalonate decarboxylase, with protein sequence MTHQEFVPSMYSREIKSGKVSWQSPSNIALVKYWGKKEHQIPANPSISFTLNHCRSTTSLEFQKKEDKSDSFEFDFYFEDKPKEDFKPKIQKFFERIQEYCPYLNDYKFVIRSENSFPHSSGIASSASGMSALALCIMDLERQLDPEMSEEHFQRKASFLARLGSGSASRSIQGDLMIWGKHNEFESSSDLFAIRYENELHENFQNFQDTILLVDKGEKQVSSTVGHDLMHGHPFAEERFKQAHENLSKLIPALKSGDYSEFIKIVESEALTLHAMMMSSQPYFILMKPNTLEIINSIWKFREETGIPACFTLDAGANVHLLYPEDHAPKVLEFIKNELVAYCENGHYICDLVGNGAKKL encoded by the coding sequence ATGACGCATCAGGAATTTGTTCCCTCCATGTATTCCAGGGAAATAAAGTCTGGCAAGGTGAGCTGGCAATCCCCAAGTAATATAGCACTGGTCAAATACTGGGGCAAAAAGGAACATCAAATTCCTGCAAATCCTTCCATAAGTTTTACGCTAAATCATTGCAGATCAACCACTAGCCTGGAATTTCAGAAAAAAGAGGATAAATCTGACAGTTTTGAGTTCGATTTCTATTTTGAGGATAAACCTAAAGAAGATTTCAAACCCAAGATTCAGAAGTTTTTTGAGCGCATTCAGGAATATTGCCCCTATTTAAACGATTACAAGTTTGTTATAAGAAGTGAAAACAGCTTTCCTCACAGTAGCGGGATCGCGTCTTCTGCTTCAGGGATGAGCGCACTTGCACTTTGTATTATGGATCTTGAACGTCAGCTAGATCCTGAAATGAGCGAAGAACACTTCCAGAGAAAAGCATCTTTCCTGGCAAGACTTGGTTCCGGAAGCGCCTCCAGAAGTATACAAGGGGATCTTATGATCTGGGGAAAACATAATGAATTTGAGAGTTCATCAGATCTTTTTGCAATTAGATATGAAAATGAATTGCATGAAAACTTTCAAAATTTTCAAGATACTATACTACTTGTAGATAAAGGTGAAAAACAGGTTAGCAGCACGGTAGGTCATGATCTAATGCATGGACATCCTTTTGCTGAAGAGCGCTTCAAACAAGCTCACGAAAATCTAAGCAAATTGATTCCCGCATTGAAATCTGGTGATTATTCAGAATTTATAAAAATTGTGGAAAGCGAGGCGTTGACACTTCACGCCATGATGATGAGTAGTCAGCCGTATTTTATTCTTATGAAACCGAACACGCTGGAAATCATCAACAGTATCTGGAAGTTTAGAGAAGAGACGGGTATCCCCGCTTGTTTCACGCTGGATGCTGGTGCTAACGTACATTTGCTATATCCTGAAGATCACGCTCCTAAAGTTTTAGAGTTCATTAAGAATGAGTTAGTTGCGTATTGTGAGAATGGACACTATATTTGCGACCTAGTTGGGAATGGCGCAAAAAAATTGTAA
- a CDS encoding lipid-A-disaccharide synthase N-terminal domain-containing protein, producing the protein MENWPIFAIGFLAQLLFSARLISQWFLSEKSKEVETPVLFWKLSLLASILLFTYGYLRDDFAIMLGQFLIYGVYWRNLSLMNEWKNRNIFFKGLVIIFPFAIAAYITFFGTQTWDDVLRSENIAGWIIALGLVAQIVYTSRFFYQWYYSEVNQESSLPLGFWVLSLIGSSLLFTYGIFREDPVLMAAHFFGALIYMRDIYLLKKSNKPNPQA; encoded by the coding sequence ATGGAGAACTGGCCAATATTTGCAATAGGTTTTTTAGCACAGCTATTATTTAGTGCTAGATTAATAAGTCAATGGTTTCTTTCTGAAAAATCCAAGGAAGTTGAAACACCGGTATTGTTCTGGAAACTGAGCTTACTGGCCTCTATTTTATTATTCACCTATGGATATTTACGGGATGATTTTGCAATCATGTTAGGGCAGTTCCTCATCTACGGAGTATACTGGCGAAATCTTTCTTTAATGAACGAATGGAAAAACCGAAATATCTTCTTTAAAGGACTGGTCATAATTTTCCCATTTGCTATTGCGGCCTACATCACTTTTTTTGGAACACAAACCTGGGATGATGTATTGAGGTCTGAAAATATTGCGGGTTGGATCATCGCTTTAGGTTTGGTAGCTCAAATTGTATATACCTCAAGATTTTTTTACCAGTGGTATTATTCTGAAGTAAATCAGGAATCTTCATTACCGCTGGGTTTCTGGGTCCTTAGTTTAATAGGCTCCAGCTTGCTTTTTACCTACGGAATATTTCGAGAAGACCCGGTACTTATGGCTGCACATTTCTTTGGTGCACTCATTTATATGCGTGATATATATCTTCTGAAGAAATCTAATAAACCTAATCCGCAAGCTTAG
- a CDS encoding pseudouridine synthase: protein MSRNDRSSGGKNSGRQGGGTRKKSHARGNAPVKPKMEKSPISNTEGIRLNKYIANSGICSRRDADMYIAAGNVTVNGKSVTEMGYRVKLEDDVRFDGRRINPEKPQYILLNKPAGFFVTGNPEKGGKTVMELVSKVTDARVSPVGKLDNQAKGLLLFTNDGTLAKKLAKPKNGIRQIYHVTLSKALSKEDLESIEKGVFLEGSKVIVTSISFIDDKPHTEVGIELYSIKEHIVTRIFKSMGYDVESLDRVVFGGLTKKDLSRGRTRNLTEQEVINLGMH, encoded by the coding sequence ATGAGCAGAAACGATAGATCTTCAGGTGGTAAGAATAGTGGCAGACAAGGTGGTGGTACCAGGAAAAAATCTCACGCACGTGGGAATGCACCGGTAAAGCCGAAAATGGAGAAGAGTCCAATTTCTAATACTGAAGGTATTCGTCTTAATAAATATATCGCAAACTCTGGAATATGTTCCCGTAGAGATGCAGATATGTACATTGCTGCCGGTAATGTTACTGTAAACGGGAAGTCTGTTACAGAGATGGGTTATAGAGTAAAACTTGAAGACGATGTTCGTTTTGATGGTCGCCGAATCAACCCGGAGAAACCACAATATATTCTTCTGAATAAACCAGCTGGATTTTTTGTAACTGGAAATCCTGAAAAAGGTGGTAAAACTGTGATGGAACTTGTTTCAAAAGTTACCGACGCTAGAGTAAGTCCTGTTGGGAAACTAGATAACCAGGCAAAGGGTCTGTTGCTGTTTACCAATGATGGAACTCTAGCTAAAAAACTGGCCAAACCTAAGAATGGAATTCGCCAGATCTATCATGTAACGCTTAGTAAAGCTCTTTCCAAGGAAGATCTTGAATCTATCGAAAAAGGAGTTTTCCTTGAAGGTTCTAAAGTGATCGTGACCAGCATTAGCTTTATTGACGACAAACCTCATACTGAAGTTGGGATCGAACTTTACAGCATTAAGGAACATATTGTAACCAGGATCTTTAAGAGCATGGGGTACGATGTAGAAAGCCTGGATCGCGTTGTATTTGGAGGTCTAACCAAGAAAGATCTGTCTCGCGGGCGCACCAGAAACCTTACTGAACAGGAGGTTATCAACCTTGGGATGCACTAA
- a CDS encoding mevalonate kinase, whose amino-acid sequence MKGPLFYSKILLFGEYGIIKDSKGLSIPYNFYNGALKLSDNDTEEAKKSNTNLRKFAAYLEALQENNPELVKFDIEALKADISSGMYFDSSIPQGYGVGSSGALVAAIYDKYAHDKITVLENLTRDKLLKLKKIFGEMESFFHGKSSGLDPLNSYLSIPILINSKENIEPAGIPSQTENGTGAVFLLDSGITGDTAPMVSIFMENMKQEPFRKMLKDQFVTQTDACVDDFLKGDVKSLFKNVKKLSHTVLDNFKPMIPAQFHKLWQKGIETNDYYLKLCGSGGGGYILGFTEDIEKARKSLKGYNLEVVYNF is encoded by the coding sequence ATGAAAGGACCTTTATTTTACTCAAAAATTCTTCTCTTTGGAGAATACGGGATCATTAAAGATTCCAAAGGTTTATCGATCCCATATAATTTTTATAATGGCGCCCTGAAGTTGTCTGACAATGATACTGAAGAGGCTAAAAAATCGAATACCAATCTGCGTAAGTTTGCTGCTTACCTTGAAGCACTTCAGGAAAACAATCCGGAACTTGTAAAGTTTGATATTGAAGCTCTTAAGGCTGATATTTCCAGCGGAATGTATTTTGATTCAAGTATTCCTCAAGGCTACGGTGTTGGTAGTAGTGGTGCATTAGTCGCCGCTATTTATGACAAATATGCCCATGATAAGATCACCGTTCTGGAGAATCTTACCCGGGACAAATTATTAAAGCTGAAAAAGATCTTTGGAGAAATGGAATCTTTTTTCCACGGAAAATCTTCAGGACTGGATCCGCTTAACTCATATTTGAGCATTCCTATTTTAATTAACTCCAAAGAAAATATTGAACCTGCAGGAATTCCTTCTCAAACTGAAAATGGAACGGGAGCAGTATTTTTACTAGACAGCGGAATTACTGGAGATACTGCACCAATGGTGAGTATTTTCATGGAGAATATGAAACAGGAGCCTTTTAGAAAAATGCTGAAGGATCAGTTCGTGACTCAAACAGACGCCTGTGTTGATGACTTTTTGAAAGGAGATGTAAAATCGCTTTTCAAGAACGTAAAGAAACTATCTCATACTGTGCTGGATAACTTCAAACCAATGATTCCTGCGCAGTTCCATAAACTGTGGCAGAAAGGGATCGAAACCAATGATTACTACCTAAAACTTTGTGGGTCTGGTGGTGGCGGTTATATCCTTGGTTTTACTGAAGATATCGAAAAAGCAAGAAAATCACTTAAAGGATACAACCTGGAAGTAGTTTACAACTTCTAA
- a CDS encoding geranylgeranylglycerol-phosphate geranylgeranyltransferase, whose product MPGIAKKRLLLKILSLFSVVRGYNILVVVLAQYLTSAFILAPDKPLREVFFDANLFFLILASSTVIASGYIINNFYDSEKDLINRPKKTMLDRVVSQRTKLSVYFILNFAAIFFASYVSFKAVVFFSIYIFVIWLYSHRLKKILFLGNLVASILAITPFFVIFVYYRNFETVIFIHAVFLYLMILMRELVKDLENMQGDLAQNYRTIPLVFGERWSKFCLAVCAVLAIIPIYLLITQFQTGFMNYYFYTSLLLLGVFLLLLYFSKAKWQYLLLHNILKLIIVVGVFSILLIDLQEVLNRVF is encoded by the coding sequence ATGCCAGGGATCGCGAAAAAGCGCCTGCTACTGAAAATACTCAGTTTATTTTCTGTAGTTAGGGGATACAATATATTGGTGGTCGTCCTAGCGCAGTATTTAACTTCAGCTTTTATACTTGCCCCAGATAAACCATTGCGGGAAGTATTTTTTGATGCGAACCTGTTTTTTTTGATCCTTGCTTCGTCTACCGTGATCGCTTCAGGTTATATTATCAACAACTTTTACGATAGCGAAAAAGATCTTATCAATCGTCCTAAGAAAACCATGCTCGACCGCGTGGTTAGTCAGCGTACAAAATTGTCAGTTTATTTTATTCTGAATTTTGCCGCTATCTTTTTTGCCAGCTATGTATCATTTAAAGCAGTAGTATTTTTCAGTATCTATATTTTCGTAATCTGGCTATACTCACATCGCCTGAAAAAGATCCTGTTTCTCGGGAATCTAGTCGCTTCCATTCTTGCGATCACACCATTCTTTGTAATCTTTGTTTATTATAGAAATTTTGAGACAGTCATATTTATTCATGCTGTATTCCTCTATTTGATGATCCTTATGCGAGAACTTGTCAAAGACCTGGAAAATATGCAAGGTGATCTCGCGCAGAATTACAGAACCATACCACTTGTCTTCGGGGAGCGATGGAGCAAATTCTGTCTTGCTGTATGTGCTGTGCTTGCCATCATCCCTATTTACCTGTTGATCACTCAATTTCAGACAGGTTTCATGAATTATTATTTTTACACTTCACTCCTTTTGCTCGGTGTTTTTCTTCTACTCTTATACTTCAGTAAAGCCAAGTGGCAATACCTCCTGTTGCATAATATTTTAAAACTGATCATTGTCGTAGGCGTTTTCAGCATTCTGCTTATTGATCTTCAGGAAGTTCTCAACCGGGTATTTTGA
- a CDS encoding YetF domain-containing protein: MDKWFAFDIPSFVAIILTAIGIYIAIVIFTRIAGKRSFSKMSSFDFAMTVALGSMVATTVLSKSVSLWEGVVGIAAVYILQLFVAILRRFKVVQNVVDNGPLMLMDGQTILYENLKKARVTEADLRSKLREANVIRLKEVRAVVFEATGDISVLHTDKDDEELEDYLYKDVSK; this comes from the coding sequence ATGGACAAGTGGTTCGCATTTGACATTCCGTCCTTTGTTGCGATTATTCTAACCGCAATAGGGATCTATATCGCAATTGTCATCTTTACCCGGATCGCCGGTAAAAGAAGTTTTTCTAAAATGTCCAGTTTTGACTTTGCTATGACCGTAGCTCTTGGGTCTATGGTGGCCACTACGGTTCTAAGTAAAAGCGTGAGCTTATGGGAGGGTGTAGTTGGTATCGCGGCAGTATATATTTTACAGCTATTTGTGGCGATCCTGCGTAGGTTCAAGGTGGTTCAAAATGTAGTGGACAACGGTCCTTTGATGCTTATGGATGGACAAACTATTCTTTATGAGAACTTAAAGAAAGCCAGGGTTACCGAAGCAGATCTTCGATCTAAGTTAAGAGAAGCAAATGTGATCAGGTTAAAAGAAGTTAGAGCTGTGGTTTTCGAAGCAACCGGGGATATTTCAGTTTTACATACCGATAAAGACGACGAAGAACTGGAAGATTATTTATATAAAGACGTTTCAAAATAG
- a CDS encoding NAD(P)/FAD-dependent oxidoreductase, producing the protein MEYFDRIIVGGGAAGFFTAINIAANNRSLKVLILERGKEVLNKVRISGGGRCNVTHAEFIPAELVRKYPRGSKELRGPFHKFMTGDTIGWFEDRGVSLKTEDDGRMFPITDSSETIIDCFRKECDNLKIEVRTGESLKNFSSEGDYWKIEVGSKEYSCEKLMLATGSNSKIWNLLKSSGHSIVDAVPSLFTFNIEDDRIKDLPGIALDAEVEIPGAKLSSDGPLLITHWGFSGPAILKLSAWGARALNELQYKFSIKVNWIPGENELSILETLKDLKQEHSKQQVYKRSQFDLPKRLWHSLVLASGISQDSKWADLNKQQLSNLGAQLTAAEFAVNGKSTFKEEFVTAGGIDLKEVDFQTFESKLHPNLYFAGEILNIDAITGGFNFQNAWTGGFLAAKAMS; encoded by the coding sequence TTGGAATATTTCGACAGGATCATAGTAGGTGGCGGTGCAGCAGGATTTTTTACAGCGATCAATATTGCTGCAAATAACAGGTCTCTGAAAGTTCTTATCCTGGAAAGAGGAAAGGAAGTTTTGAATAAGGTTCGCATATCAGGTGGTGGCCGGTGTAATGTCACTCATGCTGAATTTATTCCTGCCGAACTGGTTCGTAAATATCCCCGCGGAAGCAAAGAACTTCGAGGACCCTTTCACAAATTTATGACCGGTGATACCATTGGCTGGTTTGAAGACAGAGGAGTTTCTCTTAAAACTGAAGATGACGGACGCATGTTTCCCATTACAGATTCTTCAGAAACCATTATTGACTGCTTCAGAAAGGAATGCGATAACTTGAAAATTGAAGTCCGCACTGGTGAAAGTTTAAAGAATTTTTCTTCTGAAGGCGATTACTGGAAAATTGAAGTAGGCTCCAAAGAATATTCCTGTGAGAAATTGATGCTTGCAACCGGCAGCAATTCGAAAATCTGGAATCTTTTGAAAAGTAGCGGACACTCCATCGTTGATGCTGTACCATCCCTTTTCACGTTTAATATCGAAGATGACAGGATCAAGGATCTACCCGGCATCGCTCTTGATGCAGAAGTAGAGATTCCCGGAGCTAAACTTAGCAGCGATGGTCCATTGCTAATTACCCATTGGGGTTTCAGTGGCCCTGCTATCTTAAAACTTTCAGCTTGGGGAGCCAGGGCTTTAAATGAACTTCAGTATAAATTCAGCATAAAAGTGAACTGGATTCCTGGTGAAAATGAACTGTCGATCCTCGAAACTTTAAAAGATTTGAAACAGGAACATTCCAAACAACAGGTTTACAAAAGGTCTCAGTTTGACCTTCCAAAAAGACTATGGCACAGCCTTGTTCTTGCTTCTGGAATTTCTCAGGATAGTAAATGGGCAGACCTCAACAAACAGCAATTGTCGAATCTGGGCGCACAGCTTACAGCGGCCGAATTTGCAGTAAATGGCAAAAGCACTTTCAAAGAAGAATTTGTAACTGCTGGAGGAATAGATCTAAAAGAAGTAGATTTTCAAACATTTGAAAGCAAACTACACCCAAATCTATATTTTGCAGGAGAGATTTTGAATATTGACGCGATCACTGGAGGTTTTAATTTTCAGAATGCGTGGACAGGTGGATTTCTTGCTGCGAAAGCTATGAGTTAA
- a CDS encoding arginine decarboxylase, producing the protein MNTKYSDLIDQTYYFPQEEFSLEGTQLKFHDIDLMKLVEQYGAPLKFTYLPKISQNINRAKGWFQAALEKHDYKGSYNYCYCTKSSHFEHVLKEALRNDIHIETSSAFDINIVEKLKAAGRISNDHWVICNGFKRDQYVENISRLINSGHEKCIPVIDNYEELDLLSEKVNGKFQVGIRIASEEEPKFEFYTSRLGIGYQNIVPFFHKQLKDNEQVDLKMLHFFINTGIRDTAYYWNELNKCLKVYTSLKKLCPSLDSLNIGGGFPIKNSLAFDYDYAYMVDEIINQIKLTCEEAGVDVPNIFTEFGSFTVGESGGAIYEVLYQKQQNDREKWNMINSSFITTLPDTWAISKKFVMLAVNRWNDEYERVLLGGLTCDSDDYYNSEQHTNAIYLPKFKKEKPLYIGFFNTGAYQDTIGGFGGLQHCLIPQPKHILIDRDEDDKITTKLFSEQQNSEDMLSILGYDRNN; encoded by the coding sequence TTGAATACAAAGTACAGCGATCTCATAGACCAGACTTATTACTTTCCACAGGAAGAATTTTCACTGGAAGGAACACAATTAAAATTTCATGATATTGACCTGATGAAGCTTGTGGAGCAGTATGGCGCTCCCCTCAAGTTTACATACTTGCCTAAAATATCACAGAATATCAACAGAGCAAAAGGCTGGTTTCAAGCCGCCTTGGAAAAACATGATTATAAAGGTTCCTATAATTACTGTTATTGCACCAAAAGTTCCCATTTTGAACATGTTCTCAAGGAAGCTTTAAGGAATGACATTCACATTGAAACTTCTTCAGCTTTTGATATTAATATTGTTGAAAAGCTTAAAGCTGCAGGAAGGATCTCCAATGATCATTGGGTAATTTGCAATGGCTTCAAAAGAGATCAATACGTTGAGAATATAAGTAGACTGATCAATAGCGGACACGAAAAGTGTATTCCTGTGATCGATAATTATGAAGAACTAGATCTACTTTCAGAAAAAGTGAATGGGAAATTCCAGGTAGGGATAAGAATTGCTTCGGAAGAAGAGCCAAAATTCGAATTTTATACCTCAAGATTGGGAATTGGATACCAGAACATCGTTCCTTTTTTTCATAAACAACTGAAAGATAACGAGCAGGTAGACCTTAAAATGCTGCATTTTTTCATTAACACCGGGATTCGCGATACAGCCTACTACTGGAACGAATTGAACAAGTGTTTGAAAGTATATACCAGTTTAAAGAAATTATGTCCTAGCCTGGATAGTTTGAACATTGGTGGTGGATTCCCTATCAAGAACTCACTGGCATTCGATTATGATTACGCTTACATGGTAGATGAAATCATTAACCAGATCAAACTAACCTGTGAAGAAGCCGGAGTAGATGTTCCAAATATCTTTACTGAATTTGGAAGTTTTACTGTTGGTGAAAGTGGTGGTGCGATCTACGAGGTTTTATATCAGAAACAGCAGAATGATCGTGAAAAGTGGAATATGATCAACTCTTCGTTCATTACTACATTGCCAGATACATGGGCGATCAGTAAAAAATTCGTCATGCTGGCAGTAAACAGGTGGAATGATGAATATGAGAGAGTTTTGCTGGGAGGTCTAACCTGCGACAGTGACGATTATTATAATTCTGAACAACATACCAACGCGATCTATCTTCCGAAGTTTAAAAAGGAAAAGCCTTTATATATTGGGTTTTTCAATACCGGTGCATATCAGGATACGATTGGAGGTTTTGGCGGGTTGCAGCATTGTCTTATTCCGCAGCCAAAGCATATTTTAATCGACCGGGATGAAGATGATAAGATTACAACGAAACTTTTCAGCGAACAACAGAACTCTGAAGACATGCTAAGTATTCTTGGCTATGATAGAAATAATTAA